A region from the Borreliella burgdorferi B31 genome encodes:
- a CDS encoding plasmid maintenance protein: protein MNKILLNNARLSKVLLHELLTKLVALNSKKEHCPNTIKVSQVESLIKKMRSNQYDRLLKVYWVIDVKNQNYKNSCGVDRYSACDIYRLVADLLKKDGKKVVSVRTVQRDLKLLNEIGLIKTKLRKFGNKDNKGKGSIAHYIQNTELVAYHKEIIWEHLVQLLYEKLENKKIVGDFDEDIKNAVFNVSKTAKFYNANNPLKDLSDTSNGASNFSNNFSDKFSRHSERLSENIFLKSSCDTVLTNQDVDSRTTMSRHSPPAVFNKANISYSNYKNSKNSLCNSKIQKNNINFEKKDIETKLIERNIPKDFLSRIKDLSNNPTTYKNALYNLDKALDEHNESNLKYVLEHFLDQFSIYRYKVWMMMKRRDGVISDYEVIWKERFGEFVKKKVELNDYVKKVLSMEAREREQRSRERLERINGQSQAQVQTQTGELSNNQEQDSVNTPPERIYLGENRNNIYGRSNIVKDSLGFKTIKGITLESLGIDKKAI from the coding sequence ATGAATAAAATATTATTAAATAATGCTAGACTTAGTAAAGTGTTATTACATGAATTGCTTACCAAATTGGTAGCTTTAAACAGTAAAAAAGAACACTGTCCTAACACGATTAAAGTGTCTCAAGTTGAATCACTGATCAAAAAAATGAGATCAAACCAATACGATAGGCTTTTAAAGGTTTATTGGGTGATTGATGTCAAAAATCAAAATTACAAAAACTCTTGTGGAGTTGATCGTTATTCGGCGTGCGATATTTATAGACTGGTTGCTGATCTGCTCAAAAAAGATGGCAAAAAGGTTGTTAGTGTGCGCACTGTGCAGCGGGATCTTAAACTGCTTAACGAAATTGGCTTGATTAAAACTAAGTTAAGAAAGTTCGGTAATAAGGACAACAAAGGAAAAGGAAGCATTGCTCATTATATACAAAATACTGAGCTTGTAGCTTATCATAAGGAAATAATTTGGGAACATCTTGTTCAATTACTTTATGAAAAGCTTGAGAATAAAAAAATAGTTGGTGATTTTGACGAAGACATCAAAAATGCGGTGTTTAATGTTTCTAAGACTGCTAAATTTTATAATGCTAACAATCCATTAAAGGATCTTTCCGATACGTCCAATGGGGCCTCTAATTTCTCTAACAATTTTTCAGATAAATTTTCTAGACATTCAGAAAGATTATCTGAAAATATTTTTTTGAAATCTTCATGCGACACTGTCTTAACTAATCAGGATGTTGACAGTCGCACCACAATGTCGCGCCACTCGCCACCGGCTGTATTTAATAAAGCTAATATAAGCTATAGTAATTATAAGAATTCAAAGAATTCTTTATGTAATTCAAAAATTCAAAAAAACAATATTAATTTTGAAAAAAAAGATATTGAGACTAAATTGATCGAAAGGAATATCCCAAAGGATTTTCTTAGTCGCATAAAAGATCTTAGCAATAATCCTACAACTTACAAAAATGCACTGTATAATCTGGATAAGGCCTTAGACGAGCACAATGAGAGTAATTTGAAGTATGTGCTTGAACACTTTTTGGATCAGTTTTCTATTTATCGATATAAAGTTTGGATGATGATGAAGCGTAGGGATGGGGTTATTAGCGATTATGAGGTCATTTGGAAGGAAAGGTTTGGGGAGTTTGTTAAGAAAAAAGTTGAGCTTAATGATTATGTGAAAAAAGTGCTTTCAATGGAGGCTAGAGAAAGAGAACAGCGTAGTAGAGAGCGTTTGGAGAGGATTAATGGTCAATCGCAAGCACAAGTGCAAACGCAAACAGGAGAATTGTCAAATAATCAGGAGCAAGATAGCGTAAATACGCCGCCGGAGAGAATTTACTTAGGGGAGAATAGAAATAACATCTATGGAAGAAGTAACATCGTTAAGGATTCCTTGGGCTTTAAGACAATTAAAGGAATTACTCTTGAAAGCCTTGGAATTGATAAAAAAGCAATTTAA